In Paenibacillus kyungheensis, the following are encoded in one genomic region:
- a CDS encoding LLM class flavin-dependent oxidoreductase codes for MTNHKRQLKFGAIIHGIGGSMSTWRHPEVQSDASVSFDFYKRQTLKAEEGKFDLVFIADGLFINEKSLPHFLNRFEPVTILSALAAVTSRIGLVGTISTSYSEPFTVARQLSSIDHISGGRAGWNVVTSPLEGSARNYSRGDHPSHPERYQIAAEYLEVTKGLWDSWEEDAFVRDKESGVFFDPEKLHTLNHQGKHFSVQGPLNIGRSRQGQPVIFQAGSSEDGRNLAAQSADAIFTGQETLSDAQAFYTDVKKRAVQYGRQEEELLVLPGISPIIGRTEAEAEQKYREIADLVTIDKALDFLGRFFDHHDFSQYPLDAPFPDLHDIGSNSFRSGTDKIKKDARERGLTLREVALQAATPRGNFIGTPEQIANQIEEWFLQKGSDGFIIHSDLPSGLHDFVDLVVPILQAKGIYRQDYEYDTLRENLGVPIPQNRYQAKTLKV; via the coding sequence AACGACAATTGAAATTTGGAGCAATCATCCATGGGATTGGAGGAAGTATGTCTACATGGCGACATCCCGAGGTACAAAGTGATGCAAGTGTAAGCTTTGACTTTTACAAACGGCAGACGCTCAAAGCAGAAGAAGGCAAGTTCGATCTGGTCTTTATTGCCGATGGATTGTTTATCAATGAAAAGTCATTACCACACTTTTTGAATCGATTTGAGCCGGTTACGATATTGTCTGCGCTTGCAGCAGTCACTTCCCGAATCGGGTTAGTAGGAACAATATCTACCAGCTATAGCGAGCCATTTACTGTGGCACGTCAATTGTCTTCGATCGATCATATCAGTGGAGGACGTGCTGGATGGAATGTGGTCACATCTCCACTTGAAGGATCGGCACGTAACTACAGTCGAGGCGACCATCCTTCTCATCCTGAACGGTATCAGATTGCGGCTGAATATCTAGAAGTAACCAAAGGATTATGGGATTCATGGGAAGAAGATGCTTTTGTTAGAGATAAAGAGTCCGGTGTCTTTTTTGATCCTGAGAAACTGCATACACTTAATCATCAAGGGAAGCATTTTTCTGTTCAAGGCCCTTTGAATATCGGACGATCCCGTCAAGGACAGCCTGTCATTTTCCAAGCAGGTTCTTCAGAAGATGGCAGAAATCTAGCCGCCCAATCAGCCGATGCGATCTTTACCGGGCAAGAGACTTTAAGTGATGCGCAAGCCTTTTATACCGATGTGAAAAAGCGTGCAGTTCAGTATGGTCGTCAGGAAGAAGAGTTATTAGTCTTGCCAGGGATATCGCCTATTATTGGCAGAACCGAAGCTGAAGCCGAGCAGAAATATCGCGAAATTGCTGATCTGGTGACGATTGATAAAGCACTTGATTTTTTAGGACGCTTTTTCGATCATCATGACTTTTCACAATATCCATTGGATGCGCCTTTTCCAGACTTACATGATATCGGAAGTAATAGTTTCCGTAGTGGAACAGATAAAATTAAAAAAGATGCGCGTGAGCGTGGTCTAACTTTACGCGAAGTTGCATTACAAGCAGCTACACCGCGTGGAAATTTTATCGGTACACCGGAGCAGATCGCTAATCAAATCGAAGAATGGTTTCTACAAAAAGGATCGGATGGATTTATTATTCACTCCGATCTTCCAAGCGGATTACACGATTTTGTAGATTTGGTCGTGCCTATTTTGCAAGCAAAAGGGATTTATCGTCAAGATTATGAGTACGATACATTACGTGAAAATTTGGGAGTGCCTATTCCACAGAATCGGTATCAAGCCAAAACGTTAAAAGTGTAA